Proteins from a single region of Symphalangus syndactylus isolate Jambi chromosome 12, NHGRI_mSymSyn1-v2.1_pri, whole genome shotgun sequence:
- the MPZ gene encoding LOW QUALITY PROTEIN: myelin protein P0 (The sequence of the model RefSeq protein was modified relative to this genomic sequence to represent the inferred CDS: substituted 1 base at 1 genomic stop codon), which produces MAPGAPSSSPSPILAMLLFSSLVLSPAQAIVVYTDREVHGAVGSRVTLHCSFWSSEWVSDDISFTWRYQPEGGRDAISIFHYAKGQPYIDEVGTFKERIQWVGDPRWKDGSIVIHNLDYSDNGTFTCDVKNPPDIVGKTSQVTLYVFEKVPTRYGVVLGAVIGGVLGVVLLLLLLFYVVRYCWLRRQAALQRRLSAMEKGKLHKPGKDASKRGRQTPVLYAMLDHSRSTKAVSEKKAKGLGESRKDKKXRLAGRAGGRGLGVESAKGPKVVVIEMELRKDEQSSELRPAVKSPSRTSLKNALKNMMGLNSDK; this is translated from the exons aTGGCTCCTGGGGCTCCCTCATCCAGCCCCAGCCCTATCCTGGCTATGCTGCTCTTCTCTTCTTTGG TGCTGTCCCCAGCCCAGGCCATCGTGGTTTACACCGACAGGGAGGTCCATGGTGCTGTGGGCTCCCGGGTGACCCTGCACTGCTCCTTCTGGTCCAGCGAGTGGGTCTCAGATGACATCTCCTTCACCTGGCGCTACCAGCCCGAAGGGGGCAGAGATGCCATTTCG ATCTTCCACTATGCCAAGGGACAACCCTACATTGATGAGGTGGGGACCTTCAAAGAGCGCATCCAGTGGGTAGGGGACCCTCGCTGGAAGGATGGCTCCATTGTCATACACAACCTAGACTACAGTGACAATGGCACGTTCACTTGTGACGTCAAAAACCCTCCAGACATAGTGGGCAAGACCTCTCAGGTCACGCTGTATGTCTTTGAAAAAG TGCCAACTAGGTACGGGGTGGTTCTGGGAGCTGTGATCGGGGGTGTCCTCGGGGtggtgctgttgctgctgctgcttttctaCGTGGTTCGGTACTGCTGGCTACGCAGGCAGGCGGCCCTGCAGAGGAGGCTCAG TGCCATGGAGAAGGGGAAATTGCACAAGCCAGGAAAGGACGCGTCGAAGCGCGGGCGGCAG ACGCCAGTGCTGTATGCAATGCTGGACCACAGCAGAAGCACCAAAGCTGTCAGTGAGAAGAAGGCCAAGGGGCTGGGGGAGTCTCGCAAGGATAAGAAATAGCGGTTAGCGGGCCGGGCGGGGGGTCGGGGGTTAGGGGTGGAGTCCGCCAAAGGCCCAAAGGTGGTGGTCATCGAGATGGAGCTACGAAAGGATGAGCAGAGCTCGGAGCTCCGACCTGCTGTCAAGTCCCCCAGCAGAACCAGCCTCAAAAACGCCCTCAAGAACATGATGGGCCTGAACTCGGACAAGTGA